A stretch of DNA from Asticcacaulis sp.:
CAGCCAGGTCGTGACGGTCAGAATCGCCCCGCGTTGGGCCGAACCCGGCAAGCCTTTCGAGGGATGGGGCACGGCCCTGGCCTGGTTTGCCAATGTGACGGGGAAACTGCCGCCGGCGCAGCGAGAGCATCTGGCGGATTTGCTCTATGGCGCCGATGGCCTGAAATTCAATATATCCCGTTATAATATTGGCGGCGGCAATGCGCCCGAAACGGAAACCTATCTGCGGCTGGGGGCTGATATCCCCGGCTTCTGGCGCCGGCCGGCCGGTGCTGACGGTATGGACTGGTGGCATCCCGACGAGCCGTCGCAGTGGGACTGGTCGGCGGATGCGGGGCAGCGCTGGTGGCTGGATGCCATCCGGACGCGGGTGCCGGTGCGGGAACAGATTTTTGAAGCGTTTTCCAACTCGCCGCCTTACTTTATGACGGTGAGTGGGCGGGTTTCGGGCAATGCCGGCGGCCTGGATGACAATCTGCGGCCCGGTTACGAAGATAAATTCGCGGATTATCTGGTCAGAGTGACTCTGGAGCTGGAAAAGCGGCACCATATCCATTTCCGCACCCTGTCGCCGGTCAACGAGCCGGGCACGCCTTACTGGTATGCCGCCAACACGCAGGAGGGCGCGCACTGGTCGCCGGCCCGGCAGTCGCTGATCTTGAAGGCGGTCCGCAAAGCCTTGCGCGCGCAGAAATCGGACACCCAGATTTCCGGCATTGACGAGACCAATGCGCAAACCTTTGTTCAGGACTGGGCAGGGCTGGACGATGCGGCCAGGGCCGCGATCGATCAGATCAATGCACACAGCTACGATACGACTGGCAAGACGGCAGTGCGCGATATCGCGCGGGTTACCGGTAAGCGCCTGTGGATGTCCGAGGTGGATCTGTCGCCGCCCAATGTGACGCAGGATTTCGGCGATATGCGTCCGGCTATTGCCTTGGGCGAGCAAATCGTCAGCGACATCAACCGTATGCAGCCAGTGGCATGGGTGCTGTGGCAGGCGGTTGAGCGCGAGACGATGGAATCGGGCGAGGGGGCGAACTGGGGGTCGAACTGGGGGCTGATCAAGATGGATTACGCCAATCCGACAGACCCGAAGATCAATATCACCTCGAAATACGGCGCCATGGCCAATTTCTCCCGCTATATCCGGCCGGGCGATCGCTTCCTGCCGGTGGATGATATGGATACGGTCGTGGCGGTCCGGCCGGATGGCCAGTCGTTCGTGGTCGTCCATGTCAATCCTGGGCTTTATGAGCGCCGCCTGAATATTGACTTTCCCGGTATGAAAACGGGTTATCGCGTCACCCGGATTGTAACGGACCAGACGCATCGGGCGGTAACGGCCGGCGAGGCCGAACCTCTTGGGCAGGGGCTGGTGGTGCCGCCATTATCGGTGACCACCTTTATTGTGACGGCGCGGTCGTGACTACCGCCTTGCGCCGGAAGGCGGCCTCGCTCATAAAGCAAAGGCATTGGGAGCGGTATGAGGCATGACTGAGAACGGAAATGGTCCCGACCTGCAGGGATTTGGCGATTCGACCTATGAGGAAGCGGTCTCCCATGGGCGGCTGCATGGTACCCTGGCGCATCGGCTGGCCGTCGATATCCTGAATGGTGTCTACAGGCCGGGTGATACATTGCCCTTCCAACTCGATTCCAGCGAGGCGCTGAATATTTCCCGCACGCCTTACCGCGAAGCCTTG
This window harbors:
- a CDS encoding glycosyl hydrolase, with translation MPRGIRSEVKGWACGLASLLAAMGPCASQAVAAAPSVTSQVVTVRIAPRWAEPGKPFEGWGTALAWFANVTGKLPPAQREHLADLLYGADGLKFNISRYNIGGGNAPETETYLRLGADIPGFWRRPAGADGMDWWHPDEPSQWDWSADAGQRWWLDAIRTRVPVREQIFEAFSNSPPYFMTVSGRVSGNAGGLDDNLRPGYEDKFADYLVRVTLELEKRHHIHFRTLSPVNEPGTPYWYAANTQEGAHWSPARQSLILKAVRKALRAQKSDTQISGIDETNAQTFVQDWAGLDDAARAAIDQINAHSYDTTGKTAVRDIARVTGKRLWMSEVDLSPPNVTQDFGDMRPAIALGEQIVSDINRMQPVAWVLWQAVERETMESGEGANWGSNWGLIKMDYANPTDPKINITSKYGAMANFSRYIRPGDRFLPVDDMDTVVAVRPDGQSFVVVHVNPGLYERRLNIDFPGMKTGYRVTRIVTDQTHRAVTAGEAEPLGQGLVVPPLSVTTFIVTARS